Proteins from a genomic interval of Sus scrofa isolate TJ Tabasco breed Duroc unplaced genomic scaffold, Sscrofa11.1 Contig1644, whole genome shotgun sequence:
- the LOC110258243 gene encoding LOW QUALITY PROTEIN: olfactory receptor 4P4-like (The sequence of the model RefSeq protein was modified relative to this genomic sequence to represent the inferred CDS: inserted 1 base in 1 codon), whose amino-acid sequence MGHENITEFILLGLFSDEKVKVACLVLFSLCYIAILSGNLLILLTIRGSRLSEQPMYFFLSYLSFVDVCFTSTVXPKLITDLLAQQKIISYNSCMAQMFFAHFFGATEIFILVAMAYDRYAAICRPLHYMVIMNSQVCDVLIVASALGAFIHSILQVLIVLGLPFCGPNQIDHYFCDVFPLLKLACADTSLWVIAIITTTGGLSILTFVALVISYVIILSTLRTRSSEGRRKALSTCGFHVTVVFLFFLPLIFTYVPRADSVGNDKIFALFYTVIAPMFNPLIYTLRNTDMQNAMRKVWCRDNLPKGKRSLWGVCPLPDLFCPQNH is encoded by the exons ATGGGACATGAAAACATCACAGAATTCATCCTCCTGGGTCTTTTTAGTGATGAGAAGGTGAAGGTTGCCTGCTTGGTGCTGTTCTCACTTTGCTACATTGCAATCCTCTCAGGAAATCTGCTCATTCTCCTCACCATCCGGGGAAGCCGCCTCAGTGAACagcccatgtactttttcctcagcTACTTGTCCTTTGTGGACGTCTGCTTTACCTCCACCG GCCCCAAACTCATCACCGACTTATTGGCCCAGCAGAAGATCATCTCCTACAACAGCTGCATGGCCCAGATGTTTTTTGCCCACTTCTTTGGGGCCACTGAGATCTTCATCTTGGtggccatggcctatgaccgctacgcAGCCATCTGCCGACCTCTTCACTACATGGTCATCATGAACAGCCAGGTGTGCGATGTCCTCATAGTGGCTTCTGCTCTCGGAGCATTTATCCATTCAATCCTGCAGGTGCTGATTGTTCTCGGACTTCCCTTCTGTGGCCCCAATCAGATAGACCACTATTTCTGTGATGTGTTCCCCTTGCTGAAGCTGGCCTGCGCCGACACTAGCCTGTGGGTGATCGCAATCATTACCACCACAGGGGGGCTGTCCATTTTGACCTTTGTGGCCTTGGTCATTTCTTACGTCATCATCCTGTCCACTCTACGGACCCGCTCCTCCGAGGGCCGCCgcaaagccctctccacctgtgGCTTCCACGTCACCGTCGTGTTCTTGTTCTTCTTGCCCCTCATCTTCACCTATGTCCCCAGGGCTGATTCTGTCGGTAATGACAAGATTTTTGCCCTGTTTTACACCGTGATCGCCCCCATGTTCAACCCTCTCATCTACACACTGAGAAACACAGACATGCAGAATGCCATGAGGAAAGTGTGGTGCCGAGACAACCTCCCCAAAGGGAAGCGTAGCCTCTGGGGTGTGTGCCCTTTGCCGGATCTGTTCTGTCCGCAGAACCATTAA
- the LOC110258241 gene encoding olfactory receptor 4S2-like → MEEISNVTEFVFWGLSQNLKVEKVCLVVFSFFYSVILLGNLLIMLTVYVGNLSKSPMYFFLSYLSFVDICYSSAIAPRMMVDLLAKTKTISYVGCMLQLFVAHFLGCTEIFILTVMAYDRYVAICKPLHYMTIMDRERCNKMLLGTWLGGFLHSIVQVALVVQLPFCGPNEIDHYFCDIHPLLKLACTDTYVVGVVVIANSGIITLVSFVILLFSYILILVFLRKQSAEGRRKALSTCGSHIAVVIIFFGPCTFMYMRPETTFSEDKMVAVFYTIITPMLNPLIYTLRNAQVKNAMKKLWGRWVFWGAKGK, encoded by the coding sequence ATGGAGGAGATAAGCAATGTAACTGAATTTGTTTTCTGGGGTCTTTCTCAGAACCTCAAGGTTGAGAAAGTGTGTTTagtggtgttttctttcttctactctgTCATTCTTctgggaaacctgctcatcatgcTCACAGTTTATGTGGGCAACCTTTCCAAGTCCccaatgtatttctttctcagcTACCTGTCTTTTGTGGACATCTGTTACTCTTCAGCCATAGCTCCTAGGATGATGGTTGACTTATTGGCCAAGACCAAAACAATCTCCTATGTGGGGTGCATGTTGCAGCTCTTTGTGGCACACTTCTTGGGTTGCACTGAGATCTTCATCCTCACTGTAATGGCCTATGATCGTTACGTGGCTATCTGTAAACCCCTACACTATATGACCATCATGGACCGGGAGAGATGCAATAAAATGTTGCTGGGGACCTGGCTAGGTGGGTTCTTGCACTCCATCGTCCAAGTGGCTCTAGTAGTCCAGCTGCCCTTCTGTGGGCCCAATGAGATCGATCACTACTTCTGTGATATTCACCCTCTGCTGAAACTTGCCTGCACAGACACATATGTCGTTGGTGTTGTTGTGATAGCCAACAGTGGTATCATCACTCTGGTGAGCTTTGTTATCTTGCTCTTCTCCTACATCCTCATCCTGGTGTTCCTGAGAAAGCAGTCAGCAGAAGGCAGGCGCAAAGCtctctccacctgtggctcccacattgctgtggtcatCATCTTTTTTGGTCCCTGTACATTCATGTATATGCGTCCTGAAACTACCTTTTCAGAGGATAAGATGGTGGCTGTGTTTTATACCATCATCACCCCTATGTTAAACCCCCTGATTTATACACTGAGAAATGCACAAGTAAAAAATGCAATGAAGAAACTGTGGGGCAGGTGGGTTTTCTGGGGAGCAAAAGGTAAATAG